GACATCCACCTTAGTTGCTTAAACCCGCAGGCCTGTGTATTAAGCCAGAATTAGTTGCTTTCCAGCATATGAATAATCTGGTTTGCCACCACTTTAGCGCTCTGATCGTCGGTGCGAATGGTCACGTCGGCAATCTCTTCATACAGCGGATTACGTTCGTCGGCCAACGCTTCCAACACTTCGCGCGGCGGTGCGTCCACTTGTAAAAGCGGGCGTTTTTTATCACGTTGAGTGCGAGCCAATTGCTTTTCGATAGTGGTTTCCAGATAAACCACCACACCGCGGGCGGAGAGACGATTACGGGTTTCGCGAGACTTCACAGAGCCGCCGCCGGTCGCCAGCACGATGCCCTGTTTTTCGGTCAGCTCATTGATGATTTTTTCTTCGCGATCGCGGAAACCTTCTTCACCTTCAACATCGAAGACCCAGCCCACATCAGCTCCGGTTCGTTTCTCAATCTCTTGATCAGAATCGTAAAATTCCATATTGAGTTGTTGAGCTAACTGACGCCCAATAGTGCTTTTGCCGGCACCCATAGGCCCAACCAGAAAGATATTGCGTTTCTCTGCCATTTTTTCGGTACTACTAAGACTATTCGTTGATGATAAACCCGCTTCGCAGACACGCAGCGTAGCAGGACATGAACTGAAACCTCATATGCGATAGTGCGAGAGTCAGATCGAAAATTATCTCAGTACTCCGGCTTGTTTGGCAACTGAATAAACACGTTACCCTTCTCACCACGCTTTGCTATACGGAGACCACTGACGCTCAAATCGGTACTCCTTGTAAGCTAAATCAACTCTCACGTCAAACACCTGAGCCAAGTTACGGGGTAAAAAGGGGTGTTACGGCAGATTTAATGTACCGCTGCCAGCCTGGGGGTGATAAAGACCACCAGCTCGCGCCGTTCATTATCTTTTTCATCCTGGCGAAACAATCGCCCGAAACCGGGAATCGCCCCAAGCCCTGGAACTCGTGCCTGGCCGGCGGTGTTTTTCTGCGAGAAGATGCCGCCAAGTGCCAGCGTTTCGCCGCTTTTCACCTCCACCTGGGTTTCAATTTCCTGTTTATCAATGGCCAGCGCGTCTCCCCCGGCCTGCTGCAACACCTGTCCTGGCATATTCTGGCTGATGCGCAATTTCAGGCGTACCCGTTTATCGGGCAGCACGGTTGGAGTGACTTCCATCCCCAACACGGCTTCTTTAAATTCCACTGCCGTATTTCCGTTCTCCCCGCTGGCGACCTGATAGGGAATTTCGCTGCCCTGTTTGATACTTGCAGGCTGTAAGTGTGATGCCAGCAAGCGCGGGCTGGCAATAATCTCCAATTGTTGCTGTTGCTCAAGGGCGGAAAGTTCCAGCTCCAGTAACCGTGCATTAATGCTGCCAATATTAAAACCGACGCGGGTGGTGGCGGTAGCAACGGAGAGATCCGCCGACAGACCGCTCATTTGCCCGCGAGTTGCTGGGGTATCCTGAGCAAGCCCCCACTTTACGCCCAGTTCACGCAGACTTTTTTCATTGATGGTGACAATGTATGCCGCCAGTTCAACCTGCTCGACCGGCAGGTCCATCTGGGAGACCCATTTTTCCAGCGCGGCTATCCCTTCTTTATTATCACGGACCAGCAGTCGGTTAAGCCGTGTATCCACCGTAATCGTCCCCAGCGGGCTGAGCAATTTGTCCCCGGCTTTCGCCAGTTCACTGGCATCCGCATAGCGCAGCGTAATGCTACGCGTGAGCTTTGGCGCATTCTGTTTGCGCTTTGTCTGAGCCGCTTCCTGCTCCGCCTGCTTCTGTTGCTGCCATGAAGCCGTATGGACCAGCCAGATATTACCTTGCTGATTCAGCGTTAATCCGGCACTGGCCGCCACGGTATGTAACGCCTGGGGCCAGGGCACATCTGTCAGGTTAAGCGACACGTTGCCGCTGACTTGTGGCGGAATCACGATATTCTGTTTTTCCAGCGCTACCAGCGCCTGTAACACCTGGGTGACGGGCACTTCATCGACGGAGAGAGTGACCAGGTTTGTTGCCGTAGTGCAGGCCACCGGCAGACTAAAGAGCACGACGCTCGCTATCCATTTTCGCATTTTGAGTTCCTTTTCGTTTCCAGCGCCAGGTCGAAGGAGCGCACTCCCTTCCTGTTGCGACGTCTATTTCATGCAGGCTGACCGACAACACCCGCCATCCTGTAATAAGCGTGTCACCAGCCCTCACCCGATGCCAGCGCCCGGCAGCATCGCTTACGATCCCAATGGGTTGCCCGCCCTGTACCACGCCGTGAAAGTGCCAGGCGTTGAGTTGCGTAATGCGACAAAGATCTGGCAACGGCTGAAATGGGTCGCGCATACCGCACAGAAGCAAAGCAATCCCGGTGGCAAAGAGCAGGCGTTTAATCATTGTCATGCTCCAGTTGCAGCGTAAATTGCAGCCTCTCTTCGCTGGCGACCAGAGAAAACGCCGGGATCAACATGCCGCGTTCCGCCAGTAGCGGGAAAGTTTCAACCACCCGTTGCCAGCGAGTTTCCAGCACCAGTTCTCCCCCACCTGGTGCGGGCTGCCAGCGGATGAGTTGCCTGTCCTGCGCCTGAAAATCCAGCGGGCTGAAACGGCGCGCATCAGGCAGCGGCGAATGTTCAACTGGCAGTGACAGGGCGCGTAATTTACGCCATTGCGCCTGTCGCACGGAGTGCTGCGCCATTTGTTGAGCGACGGCGTGGGCCTGCGCGTTGTGTATCGGGCGAATGCTCAACCACCACACCAGCGACAGCCCACAAAGTGCGCTTGCCAGCCAGCATATAACCCGCACAGGCGGCGGCAGGGCTAACCAGGTATCAAGGTTGAATGACATCGCCCTGCTCCCGGTTTAGCTGCCAGCTAAATTGCCAGCGTCCCTGTGCATCGCGCATCGTTGCGCCCATCGGTTGCAGGTGAAAACCTGCTATTTTCTGGAGCCGCTGCTCAAGCTCGCTCAGGGCATTCAAACTGCGGGCGAGCCCGGAGAGCTCAAGCTGGTTTTGCCGCCAGCGAAGCTGCGTCAGCCAGGCTTTTTGCCCCAGTTCCGCCGCAAGGGCAAGCAGGGTTTGCCGCCACGCTTGTGTCGCCTGACGACGCAACAGCCGCGCTTGCGCCAGTTTCCACTGTGCTAACCGCAGCCGCTGCGGTTTCTCACCCGCAACCAGCCCCGCCAGCACGGCGTTATCCGACTGCTGCCAGATCCTGGCGCGGTTAAAATCATTGGCGGCTTGCGCTCGCCATAGCAGCCCGCACAGCGTGATGACCAGCGCAGTAACAGTAAACGTTGCCGCCCAGAAGCGCAGGCAGCGCCGCCGCTTCTGCTGCCGCCAGGGAATAAAATTGACAGGCTGGCGCATCAGTATCCCCTGGCGAGCGCCAACCCAAGCGCGACAGCATAACGGCCACCATCCTGCGGTAACGGCGGCTGACGTGACGGGATGGCACTCCAGCAATCGAACCCACCCGGCATCTCGCCGCATTGGGCGATTTCGTCTGCGGGCAGCCCAAGCAACGACGCCAGTTGTACGGCGTCTTCTGCTTCTTCCCGCGCACGTCGCCCCCAGCTCTCTTTTGTTGCCCACAGCCATTGCCGCTCATCGCACCAGGCGAGACAGCGCATTGGGGAATCCAGCCAGGGCAGCAACGCCTGAAGTGCGCTGGCATCAGGGGTAATAGAAGAGAGATGAAGAGAGAGTGTCCGGGCTATCTCCAGCAACGCGGCCACATCTTTATTTTGTGCCGCCGTCACGCCGTAGGTTCGGGCCGTTTCATCTTCGGTGAAGTCGAAACAGAGCTCGCTTTCCGCCATTTCCAGCTCACGCGCCATCGCCTGGGAAACCCAACTGGTCAGCGCCGGTTCGCGCAGCGTGATTGCCGGGCGCGGCAGTTTTCTTTGCAATGTTTGCCCGGCGGGAAACGCCATGCGCACACAGTGTCGTTGTGGCAAGGCGTGACGCCAGGGGCGCAGCGTTTCGAGGAGTTGTTCCGGGGCTTTAATACGCCCCTGCACCACCGCGCCGGGAGGAAGTGGAAGGTGCCACCAGCGGCGTAGCGCTTGCCCATAGCGACCTGCGGCAAGCGCCACAATGAATATGCCATCTTGTTGAATATGCAGACCAATTTGCCAATGCCTGAATGTCATAAATTACGATCTCCTTATCGCGTCGCGCCTTGACGCTATATCAATGCTTCAGGCTTGCCTTTATACTACCGCGCGGTTGTTTATAAACTGCCCAAATGACTCTAAATGGGAAATCTCCAGTGAAGTTCGTAAAGTATTTATTCATCCTTGCAGTCTTTTGCATTCTGCTGGGAGCAGGCTCGATTTACGGCCTGTACAAATTTATTGAGCCACAGCTACCAGATGTCGCCACGCTGAAAGATGTACGGCTGCAAATTCCAATGCAGGTGTACAGTGCTGATGGCGAATTGATCGCCCAATACGGTGAAAAACGCCGTATCCCGCTGACGCTAAATCAAATTCCGCCTGAAATGGTGAAAGCGTTTATCGCTACGGAAGATAGCCGTTTCTATGAGCACCACGGTGTCGACCCGGTTGGGATCTTCCGTGCAGCCAGCGTCGCGCTCTTTTCCGGCCATGCCTCACAAGGGGCGAGCACCATTACTCAACAGTTGGCGCGTAACTTCTTTTTAAGCCCGGAACGCACCATGATGCGTAAAATTAAAGAAGTGTTCCTGGCTATCCGCATTGAGCAACTGCTGAGTAAAGACGAGATCCTTGAGCTTTACCTCAACAAAATCTACCTCGGTTATCGCGCCTATGGCGTGGGCGCGGCGGCGCAGGTTTACTTCGGTAAAACCGTCGATCAGCTCACCCTGAGCGAGATAGCGGTCATTGCCGGGCTGCCAAAAGCGCCGTCAACGTTCAACCCGCTTTACTCTCTCGACCGCGCAACAGCACGTCGCAACGTTGTGCTGGCCCGTATGCAGAGCGAAGGGTATATCACCGAACAGCAGGCCGATGAGGCACGCAGCGAAGCGATTGACGCCAATTACCATGCGCCGGAAATCGCCTTCTCCGCGCCGTATCTCTCTGAGATGGTGCGCCAGGAGATGGTGAACCGCTACGGCGAAAAAGCATACGAAGATGGTTACCGCGTCTACACCACCGTCACCCGCAAAGTGCAGCAGGCCGCGCAGACGGCTGTACGCAATAACGTGATGGATTACGACATGCGTCACGGCTATCGCGGGCCGTCGAATGTGTTGTGGAAAGTGGGCGAAGCGGCATGGGACAGTAAAAAAATTACCGATTCCCTGAAAACGCTGCCGACGTACGGGCCGCTTTTCCCGGCCGTGGTGACCAGTGCAGATCCACAAGAAGCCACCGCCATG
The nucleotide sequence above comes from Kosakonia sp. H02. Encoded proteins:
- the aroK gene encoding shikimate kinase AroK, which codes for MAEKRNIFLVGPMGAGKSTIGRQLAQQLNMEFYDSDQEIEKRTGADVGWVFDVEGEEGFRDREEKIINELTEKQGIVLATGGGSVKSRETRNRLSARGVVVYLETTIEKQLARTQRDKKRPLLQVDAPPREVLEALADERNPLYEEIADVTIRTDDQSAKVVANQIIHMLESN
- the hofQ gene encoding DNA uptake porin HofQ, which translates into the protein MRKWIASVVLFSLPVACTTATNLVTLSVDEVPVTQVLQALVALEKQNIVIPPQVSGNVSLNLTDVPWPQALHTVAASAGLTLNQQGNIWLVHTASWQQQKQAEQEAAQTKRKQNAPKLTRSITLRYADASELAKAGDKLLSPLGTITVDTRLNRLLVRDNKEGIAALEKWVSQMDLPVEQVELAAYIVTINEKSLRELGVKWGLAQDTPATRGQMSGLSADLSVATATTRVGFNIGSINARLLELELSALEQQQQLEIIASPRLLASHLQPASIKQGSEIPYQVASGENGNTAVEFKEAVLGMEVTPTVLPDKRVRLKLRISQNMPGQVLQQAGGDALAIDKQEIETQVEVKSGETLALGGIFSQKNTAGQARVPGLGAIPGFGRLFRQDEKDNERRELVVFITPRLAAVH
- a CDS encoding HofP DNA utilization family protein, translated to MIKRLLFATGIALLLCGMRDPFQPLPDLCRITQLNAWHFHGVVQGGQPIGIVSDAAGRWHRVRAGDTLITGWRVLSVSLHEIDVATGRECAPSTWRWKRKGTQNAKMDSERRAL
- a CDS encoding PilN domain-containing protein; this translates as MRQPVNFIPWRQQKRRRCLRFWAATFTVTALVITLCGLLWRAQAANDFNRARIWQQSDNAVLAGLVAGEKPQRLRLAQWKLAQARLLRRQATQAWRQTLLALAAELGQKAWLTQLRWRQNQLELSGLARSLNALSELEQRLQKIAGFHLQPMGATMRDAQGRWQFSWQLNREQGDVIQP
- a CDS encoding DNA utilization protein HofM, whose translation is MTFRHWQIGLHIQQDGIFIVALAAGRYGQALRRWWHLPLPPGAVVQGRIKAPEQLLETLRPWRHALPQRHCVRMAFPAGQTLQRKLPRPAITLREPALTSWVSQAMARELEMAESELCFDFTEDETARTYGVTAAQNKDVAALLEIARTLSLHLSSITPDASALQALLPWLDSPMRCLAWCDERQWLWATKESWGRRAREEAEDAVQLASLLGLPADEIAQCGEMPGGFDCWSAIPSRQPPLPQDGGRYAVALGLALARGY